The proteins below are encoded in one region of Sulfitobacter sp. SK012:
- the fumC gene encoding class II fumarate hydratase — MADTRTETDSFGPLEVPSDKYWGAQTQRSIINFPIGWEKQPIAIVRALGVIKQACAQANMAQGSLDETRGKAIVEAASEVVAGKFDDNFPLVVWQTGSGTQSNMNANEVIANRAIEILGGVIGSKDPVHPNDHCNMGQSSNDTFPTAMHIAAATTAHTVLLPGLQKLHAALQAKVEEFDGIIKIGRTHTQDATPLTLSQEFSGYTHQVAMGIQRVKDALGRIYELAQGGTAVGTGLNTQKGWDVAVAHNMAQITGLPFVTAPNKFEALAAHDAMVEISGALKTVAASLFKIANDIRLLGSGPRCGLGELVLPENEPGSSIMPGKVNPTQCEALTQVCAHVFGNDAAVGFAGSQGHFELNVYKPMMAYNVLQSMQLLGDASSTFTDNLMVGLKADPDRIEKLMRESLMLVTALAPEIGYDNATKVAKTAHKNGTTLKEEAIALGFVDAETFERVVRPENMIGPK; from the coding sequence ATGGCCGATACCCGCACCGAAACAGACAGCTTTGGCCCGCTTGAGGTCCCTTCAGATAAATACTGGGGTGCGCAAACGCAGCGCTCCATCATCAACTTCCCGATCGGCTGGGAAAAACAGCCCATCGCCATCGTGCGCGCACTTGGTGTGATCAAACAAGCCTGTGCGCAGGCAAACATGGCCCAAGGATCTTTGGACGAGACACGCGGTAAAGCCATTGTAGAAGCTGCCAGCGAAGTTGTCGCCGGCAAGTTCGACGATAATTTTCCACTGGTCGTCTGGCAGACAGGGTCCGGGACACAATCGAACATGAACGCCAATGAGGTCATCGCCAACCGCGCGATTGAAATCCTGGGCGGCGTGATCGGGTCCAAGGACCCGGTGCACCCCAATGATCACTGCAACATGGGACAATCGTCAAACGATACGTTCCCCACCGCCATGCACATCGCCGCCGCGACAACAGCGCATACCGTGCTATTGCCTGGCCTGCAAAAACTACACGCGGCCCTGCAAGCCAAGGTTGAGGAATTCGACGGCATCATCAAGATTGGCCGCACCCACACCCAAGACGCCACGCCCCTTACGCTCAGCCAGGAATTCTCTGGCTACACCCATCAGGTCGCGATGGGCATTCAGCGTGTCAAAGACGCTTTGGGCCGTATTTATGAGTTGGCGCAGGGTGGCACAGCCGTCGGCACGGGCCTGAACACCCAAAAAGGTTGGGACGTGGCCGTCGCCCATAACATGGCACAGATCACCGGCCTGCCCTTTGTCACCGCGCCCAACAAGTTCGAAGCACTGGCAGCCCATGACGCGATGGTCGAAATTTCCGGTGCGTTGAAAACCGTTGCCGCTAGTCTTTTCAAGATCGCCAACGACATCCGCTTGCTGGGCTCCGGCCCCCGCTGCGGTTTGGGCGAATTGGTATTGCCAGAAAACGAGCCTGGCTCCTCGATCATGCCGGGCAAAGTTAACCCAACCCAATGCGAAGCGCTGACACAAGTATGTGCGCATGTGTTTGGCAATGATGCGGCCGTCGGGTTCGCAGGCAGCCAAGGCCACTTTGAGCTTAACGTCTATAAGCCAATGATGGCCTATAACGTCCTGCAATCTATGCAGCTTTTGGGTGATGCGTCTTCGACCTTCACCGATAATCTGATGGTCGGCCTCAAAGCAGACCCGGACCGGATCGAAAAGCTGATGCGCGAATCGTTAATGCTTGTCACCGCCCTCGCACCAGAGATCGGCTATGACAACGCGACTAAAGTCGCTAAGACGGCGCATAAGAACGGCACCACATTGAAAGAAGAGGCAATCGCCCTTGGCTTTGTGGATGCAGAAACCTTCGAGCGCGTTGTGCGTCCGGAAAATATGATCGGCCCAAAATAG
- a CDS encoding SspB family protein, with protein MTRGIDYGNLMYDAMRGLLHKVLLDVAANGLPGDHHFFITFQTSHPDAELADWLSDRYPDEMVVVIQHEFEDLKVTDDGFFVTVRFGGAPETIYVPYRAITTFVDPSVELGLQFQQRDEEIDEADTDTELTQTDEAELEVADSGPRDAEIVSLDSFRK; from the coding sequence ATGACCCGCGGCATTGACTACGGCAATCTAATGTATGACGCGATGCGGGGGCTCCTGCATAAGGTCCTTCTGGACGTCGCGGCCAATGGTTTGCCCGGTGATCACCATTTTTTCATCACCTTTCAGACCAGCCACCCGGATGCCGAATTGGCAGATTGGCTGTCTGATCGCTACCCAGATGAAATGGTTGTGGTGATACAGCATGAGTTCGAAGACCTAAAAGTCACCGATGACGGTTTCTTTGTGACTGTTCGCTTTGGTGGCGCGCCCGAGACAATTTATGTGCCATATCGCGCGATCACGACGTTCGTAGATCCGTCCGTTGAACTGGGCCTACAATTCCAGCAGCGCGACGAAGAAATAGATGAAGCGGATACAGACACCGAACTGACCCAAACCGACGAAGCCGAGCTCGAAGTGGCTGATAGCGGCCCGCGTGACGCTGAAATCGTGTCATTGGACAGCTTCCGCAAGTAA
- the chrA gene encoding chromate efflux transporter, producing the protein MNAPSYREMARIFGHIGLLSFGGPAAQIALMHRELVEERTWLSEQTYLRALSLCMLLPGPEAMQLATYAGWRMRGTVGGLLAGLLFVVPGAIIIAALALLYASYGQLPLVQAAFLGIKAAVIVVVFQALRKVAAKALHGTQGWLLAGFSFVALFVFGLPFPLIIILAGLWGMFTANAAAEPFVPPPDTKSHFWPTLLIWSALWSLPLLLVAALDNQFLLELGLFFSKLAVVTFGGAYAVLAYMTQTVVSDLGWITTQQMIDALGLAETTPGPLILVTEFVALLAGFAQSGLTGALAAGLLALWVTFTPCFMWIFLAGPYLDRISAQPRLAMALQAITAAVVGVIANLSVWFALHVIFAEVKTGASWALPVPVWASFDPIAAALTLLAAILMLGAKLGFVRAMMLLAVAGLGLSVF; encoded by the coding sequence ATGAACGCCCCTAGTTACCGCGAGATGGCCCGCATTTTCGGGCACATCGGGCTTTTGTCGTTTGGCGGGCCCGCGGCCCAGATCGCCTTGATGCACCGCGAATTGGTCGAAGAGCGCACCTGGCTTTCTGAGCAAACCTATTTGCGCGCACTCAGCCTGTGCATGTTGCTGCCGGGGCCAGAGGCGATGCAACTGGCGACTTATGCGGGTTGGCGCATGCGCGGCACCGTTGGTGGATTGTTGGCAGGACTTCTTTTTGTGGTGCCGGGCGCAATCATCATCGCCGCGCTGGCGCTGCTCTATGCGTCCTACGGACAATTGCCACTGGTGCAGGCGGCGTTTCTGGGAATCAAGGCCGCAGTAATCGTTGTGGTCTTTCAGGCCTTGCGCAAAGTTGCTGCCAAGGCGCTGCATGGCACTCAAGGGTGGCTCCTTGCGGGGTTCAGCTTTGTCGCGCTTTTCGTGTTTGGCCTTCCGTTCCCGCTTATTATCATTCTTGCTGGGCTGTGGGGCATGTTTACTGCAAATGCCGCCGCAGAACCCTTTGTGCCACCACCCGATACCAAAAGCCATTTCTGGCCGACACTCTTGATCTGGTCCGCCTTATGGTCGCTGCCTTTGCTGCTGGTCGCGGCGCTTGATAATCAATTCCTGCTGGAACTTGGCCTCTTTTTCTCAAAACTCGCAGTCGTGACGTTTGGCGGGGCCTATGCCGTTCTTGCCTATATGACCCAGACCGTCGTCAGCGATCTGGGTTGGATCACTACACAGCAGATGATCGACGCACTTGGCCTTGCAGAGACCACACCCGGTCCATTGATCCTTGTGACCGAATTTGTGGCCCTGCTCGCCGGGTTTGCGCAATCTGGCCTCACAGGGGCATTGGCGGCGGGCCTCTTGGCGCTTTGGGTGACTTTCACGCCGTGTTTTATGTGGATTTTCCTGGCCGGTCCTTATCTTGACCGGATTAGCGCACAGCCGCGTCTTGCCATGGCGTTGCAGGCCATCACCGCCGCTGTCGTTGGCGTAATCGCAAATCTCTCTGTTTGGTTCGCTCTTCATGTGATTTTCGCCGAGGTAAAAACCGGCGCATCTTGGGCCTTGCCCGTTCCCGTTTGGGCCAGTTTCGATCCAATTGCAGCAGCCCTCACACTACTGGCCGCAATCCTTATGCTGGGCGCTAAATTGGGCTTTGTGCGCGCAATGATGTTGCTTGCGGTCGCTGGGCTTGGATTGTCCGTTTTCTGA
- a CDS encoding chromate resistance protein ChrB domain-containing protein has product MPAPNEITAAQLLRRIGLPDAPVLVDISIDPDFEADPFLIPGAFRHPHTDIPGLIERLAGRPAVVTCQQGIKLSQGLTAWMRSEGLEVEYLKGGNYGWRDLDGAPRVPASALPARVAGSTLWVTRHRPKIDRIACPWLIRRFVDPSARFLFVSPAEVEGVAARYEATPFDIEGVFWSHRGPLCSFDVMLDEFGLRTPALDRLSTVVRGADTNAHDLAPEAAGLLALSVGLSRQYRDDTQQLEAGMAMYDALYRWARDGADETHDWPAVRGQ; this is encoded by the coding sequence ATGCCTGCTCCCAATGAAATTACTGCTGCTCAACTTTTGCGCCGTATTGGCCTGCCCGATGCGCCCGTTCTGGTGGATATTTCCATCGATCCAGACTTTGAAGCGGATCCCTTCCTCATCCCCGGTGCCTTTCGGCATCCGCACACCGACATCCCCGGCCTTATCGAACGACTTGCCGGGCGGCCCGCTGTGGTGACCTGCCAGCAAGGCATCAAACTAAGCCAAGGCCTCACTGCATGGATGCGCAGCGAAGGCCTTGAGGTGGAATACCTAAAGGGCGGCAACTACGGTTGGCGCGATCTGGATGGGGCACCGCGTGTCCCCGCCTCAGCCCTGCCCGCACGCGTCGCCGGCAGCACGCTTTGGGTCACGCGCCATCGCCCCAAGATTGACCGGATCGCCTGCCCCTGGTTGATCCGCCGCTTTGTCGATCCCTCCGCTCGGTTCCTGTTTGTCTCGCCAGCCGAAGTCGAAGGCGTCGCGGCCCGCTATGAGGCCACACCCTTTGACATCGAAGGCGTATTTTGGTCCCACCGTGGCCCGCTTTGCAGCTTTGACGTGATGCTGGATGAATTTGGCCTCAGAACCCCTGCCCTCGACCGATTGTCCACCGTTGTGCGCGGCGCTGATACCAACGCCCATGATCTAGCCCCCGAAGCCGCGGGCCTGTTGGCCCTTTCGGTTGGTTTGTCACGGCAATACCGCGATGACACACAACAGCTTGAGGCCGGTATGGCGATGTATGACGCTTTGTACCGATGGGCGCGCGACGGCGCGGATGAAACCCATGACTGGCCTGCGGTCCGCGGCCAATGA
- a CDS encoding ester cyclase produces the protein MLSKVEILAKWYREVWEDGNLDVIESYFNIAARDQRLLPGSDIEPSEIREWVGVLRGLVDNIQVRTIHSIEQGDWLSAILEISCSRRSDGAPIKVIQQIMLRFDGDKKAETYPLFDFLQFFEQLGLLPHDVHALLLAGTKFE, from the coding sequence ATGCTCTCCAAGGTCGAAATCCTTGCAAAATGGTACCGCGAGGTTTGGGAAGACGGCAATCTGGACGTCATCGAAAGCTATTTCAACATCGCCGCGCGCGACCAACGTTTACTGCCTGGCTCCGATATTGAACCTAGCGAAATTCGCGAATGGGTCGGTGTGTTACGCGGCCTGGTCGACAACATCCAAGTCCGTACGATTCATTCCATAGAACAAGGCGATTGGCTCAGCGCCATTCTGGAGATTTCCTGCAGCAGGCGCAGCGACGGCGCACCGATCAAGGTCATCCAACAGATCATGTTGCGTTTTGACGGGGACAAAAAGGCTGAAACCTATCCCTTGTTCGACTTTCTCCAATTTTTTGAACAACTTGGCCTGCTACCCCACGACGTCCATGCACTATTGCTCGCGGGAACCAAGTTTGAATAA
- a CDS encoding DedA family protein: MHSIETFLASYGLVAVFLGCFLEGETAAIAGGVMAQHGLFPVWQVATVAFTAAFTTDFGIFILARRYRTHAWVVRQMARTTMKRALLGVNAKPHVLASLFRFIPGMRIVGPTVLAQSRIGTARFAAHAAVSAAVWAWFYVYLGEAISILFARIFGDLTLTQQVLIASGVALLLGGSIAIWHRRNKLRPRP, from the coding sequence ATGCACTCAATCGAGACCTTTCTTGCCAGCTATGGCCTTGTCGCCGTTTTTCTCGGTTGCTTCTTAGAGGGCGAAACCGCGGCGATTGCTGGGGGTGTCATGGCCCAGCACGGATTATTTCCGGTTTGGCAGGTCGCGACCGTTGCGTTCACAGCCGCATTTACCACTGACTTTGGTATTTTCATTCTGGCCCGCCGTTACCGCACCCATGCATGGGTGGTGCGCCAAATGGCGCGCACAACAATGAAGCGGGCTCTTTTGGGGGTCAACGCAAAGCCACACGTGTTGGCGAGCCTTTTTCGCTTTATTCCCGGCATGCGCATCGTGGGGCCAACTGTGCTGGCGCAATCGCGGATCGGCACCGCCCGGTTTGCGGCCCATGCCGCCGTTTCAGCAGCGGTTTGGGCATGGTTTTACGTCTATCTAGGTGAAGCCATCTCAATACTATTCGCCCGTATTTTTGGCGATCTAACTTTAACCCAGCAAGTCTTGATCGCCTCCGGGGTCGCCCTTTTGCTTGGCGGCAGCATCGCCATATGGCACCGCCGCAACAAGCTTCGGCCACGCCCATAG
- a CDS encoding FadR/GntR family transcriptional regulator, with protein MKIDPQSPADLSAQIASAIRDEIVEGRLIVDARLPSEAELADHFAVSRPTVREALKRLAAQSLIRTQRGASGGAFVNRLSFEEAYAQQVTTSTLLLSMNAVSFGTACEARYALERACAPLSAARRSADHLATMRAEIHRQQQPGLTDEAFCASDVTFHRALVDAAGNPVLSYQLAGAVEAMQPLMNMITFTARDRSAIVAFHVAIADAAEEHAGDKVAQGLSALEDETQSLARSVFAARAER; from the coding sequence ATGAAAATTGACCCACAAAGCCCCGCTGATCTGTCGGCCCAGATCGCCAGTGCGATACGCGATGAGATCGTTGAAGGCCGTTTGATTGTCGATGCACGCTTGCCGTCTGAGGCAGAGCTTGCCGATCATTTTGCCGTCTCGCGCCCCACGGTCCGCGAGGCGCTCAAACGTTTGGCTGCGCAATCACTTATCCGCACGCAACGCGGCGCGTCTGGTGGGGCATTCGTGAACAGGCTCAGCTTTGAAGAAGCTTATGCCCAGCAAGTCACTACTTCGACGTTGCTCCTTTCGATGAATGCGGTGAGTTTTGGGACCGCCTGCGAAGCGCGCTATGCGCTTGAAAGGGCCTGTGCGCCCCTGTCCGCTGCGCGCCGCAGCGCGGACCATTTGGCCACCATGCGTGCCGAAATTCACCGCCAGCAACAGCCCGGCCTGACGGACGAAGCATTTTGCGCCTCTGACGTGACATTCCACCGCGCCCTCGTTGATGCCGCTGGCAATCCGGTTCTGTCTTACCAACTCGCCGGTGCGGTTGAGGCAATGCAGCCCCTCATGAACATGATCACCTTTACCGCCCGCGACCGCAGCGCCATCGTGGCATTTCATGTGGCCATCGCAGATGCGGCTGAAGAACACGCCGGCGACAAGGTCGCGCAGGGCCTCAGCGCGCTTGAAGACGAAACCCAAAGCCTCGCCCGCAGCGTTTTTGCCGCCCGGGCTGAACGCTAG
- a CDS encoding DUF2182 domain-containing protein, with the protein MPHLLRSTFWLGFFGLILFAWVMMAQMSGQMGLDLLGRPDAMGRAMAAMDPHMDMDMPMARFGPLAGMWALMMAAMMLPTLVPTLRAYEDLMDSANGTRVGWLGVVTGYFAVWVVFAMALAGLQLALLFGGVIDMLGIARSRWFAVALLLAVGLFQFTRAKELCHGVCHAPGMYFLGHWRTGFGGGLRMGLGLGAFCVGCCWGFMALGFAGGVMNLAWMGLATLFMVLEKLPQIGHYVTKPMGFSLILGAFVVAGWPMLTGG; encoded by the coding sequence ATGCCACATCTTTTACGCTCCACATTCTGGTTAGGCTTTTTCGGCCTGATCCTCTTTGCGTGGGTCATGATGGCGCAGATGAGCGGGCAAATGGGCCTTGATTTGCTGGGTCGCCCAGATGCAATGGGCCGTGCGATGGCAGCGATGGATCCGCACATGGATATGGACATGCCGATGGCGCGATTCGGGCCGTTGGCAGGAATGTGGGCGCTGATGATGGCGGCGATGATGCTGCCAACGCTGGTGCCGACTTTGCGCGCCTATGAAGACCTGATGGACTCCGCAAACGGGACACGTGTTGGTTGGCTGGGTGTGGTCACAGGGTATTTCGCGGTTTGGGTCGTATTTGCGATGGCTCTGGCTGGTCTGCAACTGGCGCTGCTGTTTGGCGGTGTCATCGATATGCTGGGCATTGCGCGGTCGCGCTGGTTTGCTGTGGCATTGCTTTTGGCCGTTGGGCTTTTTCAATTCACCCGCGCCAAGGAGCTGTGCCACGGGGTTTGTCACGCGCCTGGGATGTATTTCTTGGGCCATTGGCGCACTGGATTTGGTGGCGGGCTGCGCATGGGTTTGGGCCTTGGGGCCTTTTGTGTCGGCTGCTGCTGGGGCTTTATGGCGTTGGGATTTGCAGGCGGGGTGATGAACCTTGCTTGGATGGGTCTTGCGACACTGTTTATGGTGTTGGAAAAACTACCACAAATTGGACATTACGTAACAAAACCAATGGGTTTTTCCCTGATCCTCGGCGCTTTCGTCGTGGCAGGCTGGCCCATGCTAACGGGAGGATAA
- a CDS encoding DUF1326 domain-containing protein: protein MATNKRPDADKLPISQRIDSRMPNPKRREATPTNWAIKGELFLNCSCTVFCPCVVSLGAHPPTEGHCHAWMAIAIDEGHYEGEDLAGLNVGLLVDIPGRMGEGNWKVAAYVDERATGKAYNGILQIFSGAAGGTTGLFTMLVSEIIGAERAPVEIVCDGRKRSIQIGRKIQGEIEMIAGKSEDHPVMVSNSKYWMGPDIIAAKGLKSRVRDYGRIWDFGGKSAEICPIDWKGPVA from the coding sequence ATGGCTACGAACAAGCGACCGGACGCGGATAAGCTGCCGATTTCACAGCGGATTGACAGCCGCATGCCAAACCCAAAACGCCGCGAGGCGACGCCGACGAACTGGGCGATCAAAGGGGAACTATTCCTCAATTGTTCGTGCACAGTGTTCTGTCCCTGCGTTGTGTCCTTGGGCGCGCACCCTCCCACAGAGGGGCATTGCCACGCGTGGATGGCGATCGCCATTGATGAAGGCCATTATGAGGGTGAAGACCTTGCCGGGCTTAATGTCGGGCTGTTGGTCGATATTCCGGGCCGTATGGGCGAGGGAAATTGGAAAGTTGCGGCCTACGTGGACGAACGCGCCACCGGCAAAGCCTATAACGGCATCCTGCAGATATTCTCAGGTGCTGCTGGGGGCACGACGGGCCTGTTTACGATGCTGGTCTCAGAGATCATCGGGGCAGAACGTGCACCCGTAGAAATCGTATGCGATGGCCGTAAACGCTCCATCCAGATTGGTCGCAAAATCCAAGGCGAGATCGAGATGATCGCTGGTAAGTCGGAAGACCACCCTGTGATGGTCAGCAATTCGAAATACTGGATGGGTCCTGACATCATTGCAGCAAAGGGCCTCAAAAGCCGGGTGCGCGATTATGGCCGCATTTGGGATTTCGGCGGAAAATCAGCTGAGATTTGCCCGATTGACTGGAAAGGTCCTGTTGCGTGA
- a CDS encoding DinB family protein gives MIDKRYVSMMARYNAWQNSQLRDLVKVADAAELHKDRGAFFGSIFGTLNHLLWGDTIWMSRWCSDVPAPDVGIPDSIAFTPDLDVWDTKRFRLDGRMRIWSETLRNVDLSGDLSWHSDALARDVTRPMAVCVAHMFNHQTHHRGQLHAMLSQAGMTPPVSDLFMMSEDV, from the coding sequence GTGATCGACAAGCGTTATGTCAGCATGATGGCGCGCTATAATGCTTGGCAAAACAGTCAATTACGCGACCTTGTTAAAGTCGCAGATGCGGCGGAGTTGCATAAAGATCGTGGGGCTTTTTTCGGATCGATCTTTGGCACTCTGAACCATCTTCTGTGGGGCGATACAATCTGGATGAGCCGCTGGTGCAGTGATGTGCCAGCGCCAGATGTGGGCATTCCCGACAGCATTGCCTTCACGCCCGATCTGGACGTGTGGGATACAAAAAGATTTCGGCTTGATGGGCGCATGCGCATTTGGTCGGAAACCTTGCGAAATGTTGATCTGAGCGGCGACCTATCGTGGCATTCAGACGCCTTGGCGCGTGATGTGACCCGGCCCATGGCCGTTTGTGTGGCGCATATGTTTAACCATCAGACCCACCACCGCGGTCAGCTGCATGCCATGCTGTCCCAAGCGGGAATGACCCCGCCGGTGAGCGATCTCTTTATGATGTCGGAGGACGTATAA
- a CDS encoding dimethylsulfoniopropionate demethylase yields the protein MSLISPSRRVRRTPFSDGVEAAGVKAYTVYNRMLLASVFRSPEEDYHHLKSAVQVWDVSCERQVELRGPDAARLMQMLTPRDLRGMLPGRCFYVPIVDETGGMLNDPVAVKLAEDRWWISIADSDLLLWVKGIANGYRLDVLVDEPDVSPLAVQGPQAEDLVAAIFGDGVRDIKFFRFGMFDFQGRSLAVARSGYSKQGGFEIYVEGSDLAMPLWHALMEAGKSKDVRAGCPNMIERIEGGLLSYGNDMTDDNTPHECGLGRFCDTQTAIGCIGRDALLRVAKEGPVQQIRAIEIAGGKVPGSDRAWSIKAGDKRVGQVTSAAWSPDFGTNVAMGMVRMTHWDPGTHLQVETPDGLRDAIVREDFWL from the coding sequence ATGTCGTTGATTTCTCCTTCACGCCGGGTGCGGCGTACTCCTTTTTCTGATGGCGTCGAAGCCGCCGGTGTTAAGGCATACACGGTCTATAACCGGATGCTGCTGGCTTCCGTCTTTCGAAGTCCAGAAGAAGACTACCACCACCTCAAGTCTGCTGTGCAGGTTTGGGACGTGTCTTGTGAACGCCAAGTTGAGTTGCGCGGCCCCGATGCTGCACGACTGATGCAAATGCTGACCCCGCGTGACCTACGCGGGATGCTGCCGGGGCGGTGTTTCTATGTGCCCATCGTTGATGAGACGGGCGGCATGTTGAACGATCCTGTTGCAGTAAAGTTGGCTGAAGACCGGTGGTGGATTTCCATCGCAGACTCGGATTTATTGTTGTGGGTCAAAGGGATCGCCAATGGTTACCGGCTGGATGTGCTGGTAGATGAACCTGACGTGAGCCCACTTGCCGTTCAAGGCCCTCAGGCCGAAGATCTGGTGGCCGCAATCTTCGGCGATGGCGTTCGCGACATCAAATTCTTCCGCTTTGGCATGTTTGATTTCCAGGGACGGTCCTTGGCCGTGGCAAGATCTGGATATTCCAAGCAGGGTGGTTTTGAGATTTATGTCGAAGGGTCCGATTTGGCGATGCCGCTGTGGCATGCGCTGATGGAAGCGGGCAAATCGAAGGATGTGCGCGCGGGCTGTCCAAACATGATTGAGCGGATCGAAGGCGGGTTGCTGAGTTATGGCAATGACATGACCGACGATAACACACCCCATGAATGCGGCCTGGGTCGGTTTTGCGACACCCAAACTGCTATCGGGTGTATTGGCCGCGATGCGCTGTTGCGCGTGGCCAAGGAAGGCCCTGTTCAGCAAATCCGCGCGATTGAGATTGCTGGCGGCAAAGTGCCAGGTTCTGATCGGGCGTGGTCAATCAAGGCAGGTGACAAGCGTGTGGGGCAGGTGACCTCGGCGGCATGGTCGCCTGACTTTGGGACGAATGTGGCGATGGGCATGGTGCGTATGACCCACTGGGATCCCGGGACGCACCTGCAAGTCGAAACACCGGACGGCTTGCGCGATGCAATAGTGCGCGAGGACTTTTGGCTTTAA
- the acuI gene encoding acryloyl-CoA reductase, protein MFDALVVTKDDEGKTHAAVTQISEDQLPAGDVTVAVEYSTVNYKDGLCIGPGGGLVRNYPHIPGIDFAGTVEASDDARYKPGDKVVLTGWRVGEAHWGGYSQKARVKADWLVPLPAGLDARQAMAVGTAGFTAMLSVMALEDHGIKQGPVLVCGAAGGVGSVAVALLAALGHDVAAVTGRPETADYLKSLGATQIVAREEINETIKRPLEAEAWGGCVDAVGGEMLARVLGQMEYGASVAAVGLAGGANLPATVIPFLLRGVNLLGIDSVMQPYENRVRAWGRIAKDLPMDKLEAMVQPATLSDLPQLGRDILKGQIKGRVVVDVNA, encoded by the coding sequence ATGTTTGATGCATTGGTGGTGACCAAGGATGATGAGGGCAAAACCCATGCGGCGGTGACGCAGATCAGTGAAGATCAGCTTCCTGCAGGTGATGTGACGGTTGCGGTTGAGTATTCGACGGTAAATTACAAAGACGGTTTGTGCATTGGGCCAGGCGGCGGGTTGGTTCGGAATTACCCGCATATTCCGGGGATCGATTTTGCAGGGACGGTCGAGGCCTCTGATGATGCGCGCTACAAGCCAGGCGACAAGGTCGTGTTGACCGGCTGGCGTGTTGGCGAAGCGCATTGGGGCGGATATTCCCAAAAAGCGCGCGTTAAGGCTGACTGGTTGGTGCCGCTGCCCGCAGGTCTGGATGCACGTCAGGCTATGGCTGTGGGTACGGCCGGCTTTACCGCGATGCTGTCGGTGATGGCGCTAGAGGACCACGGCATCAAGCAAGGTCCGGTTCTGGTTTGTGGTGCAGCGGGCGGCGTTGGATCGGTTGCAGTAGCTCTGTTGGCAGCGTTGGGCCACGATGTTGCTGCTGTGACGGGGCGGCCTGAAACGGCGGATTACCTGAAATCTTTGGGAGCCACACAAATTGTTGCCCGCGAAGAGATCAACGAAACCATCAAACGGCCGCTTGAAGCCGAAGCGTGGGGCGGTTGTGTTGACGCAGTGGGCGGCGAGATGCTGGCGCGGGTCCTTGGCCAAATGGAATACGGTGCTTCTGTTGCCGCCGTTGGTCTTGCTGGTGGTGCCAATTTGCCCGCGACCGTGATCCCATTCCTGCTGCGCGGTGTGAACCTTTTGGGGATCGACAGCGTGATGCAGCCTTACGAAAACCGTGTCCGCGCTTGGGGACGTATCGCTAAGGACCTGCCGATGGACAAACTCGAGGCGATGGTGCAGCCCGCTACATTGTCGGATTTGCCGCAGCTGGGCCGAGATATCCTAAAAGGTCAGATCAAGGGCCGCGTGGTCGTAGACGTTAACGCCTGA